Below is a window of Leguminivora glycinivorella isolate SPB_JAAS2020 chromosome 11, LegGlyc_1.1, whole genome shotgun sequence DNA.
TTTATAAGGGAAGAAAGCAGACTGGCTAAAATCATCCCTTAAATATAACaattaaattcatttattaccATAAAAAAGTTGTAgagaaaaaatatgaaacaatTACTGACTTAGGCGAAACGGTCACGGACGCATTTGTTAAAAGATAAACGTAGAAACTATGCATGTCATTGATGACCGGTCTATCGTAATCGTTAGTGACACTCCCTACTAAActgatggtcctgggttcgaatcctagGCTAGTTTGATCTGTGTTAGGTTATTTCAAATAACAAATACCTCCAGCATATTCAGCTTTCATAATTATGATTCGCCTACATGCGTTAGAATAAAAAAGAATCCCGACCTTTCTTTGAAGTACCCACTAAAAAATTCAACGATCTGTCAACTAGAAACTTCCACAGATAAGAAAAAACAAAACGTCCACGAGGAAGATCCACCAAGCGTGAAACCGCGGACCAGAACTAATCAGTCGAAGTGGTTTTTATTCGCTTTTTACAACCTAATTGGATTGTAAATGCACTTGAAATAAATCGAAGTTTATGATCGTTCATTGATTGCTGTGCTAATTTTTATTCGTTCTTTTCAAAATAAGTACTAAGCGTTCCCAGCAGtgcgtattttttatttacacgcCATTTGATCGTAAATCCATCTTAAGATCTAAAGAAAGAAAGGCAAAATTGCCATGATTGAAaagtttctttaattttaagatttGTGTAGAAAATCATGTGGTTCATTTGGTTCGTTGTAGGTTGTGCCTCTGGCGTCATGTTAAGTAAGTAACGATAAAAAATTAAGTTTTGTGACTGGTATTTAATCGTTATCCCTTTTTAGGCTTCCCATGAATTCACATGTCTAGGGAAAAATATTTCTCATACATTTATCAGAAGTCCGAGACTTAAGTACCTAAGACTTAAGTTAAGGACATTCATTCTCTTGTAGAACTTTGGGGCAATATATAATCGAGAACAGGCAGTGCCCTTGCGCTTCGCTTGACTCTCTTTATCGGGGCCTTTAAATAGTAAAACACAAATACCTACTCTCGATAAAATCCCACAACTAACATAGCGCTGGAACCCCATGGACCTAAAGTTTCTACGAAGCAAAATGGTACTCTTTGTCAAAAGGAAATACAGCTTTGTTAAAGTTGTATGGAAATACAACGCCTTTTAATcaaaattgaaacaattccagcCCACGACTGTCCATACGGTGAAAACTACAAATCGTGCATGTTTTACGAAGAATACACTTGTTGGACGAACAAGGACCATAAGGTGAGAAGTAGAAGCCCTGCCAGGAGACTTGACCACTGCTGGGGAGGCTGCGTTTGCAAGTAAAActaatgctatctctgtcactcctAACCATAGACCTACAAATGTATCTATATTGAAGAACACACATGTTGAATGTAGGCCGAACTAAGTCCATAAAGATAGAAAGACAGCTAAGCTAATCCTTTTAAAATTTGACCTCTCATTTTATACAGCTTTTGCTTTGGAAGATGATCAGCAGtagcttgtttttttttttaattttaagtcagATAGGACAAGTGCTTCACGAATTTTTGCTCTTTAATGGTATATTTCTATAAGTAAGAGtccgggttaccctcatctggcagaataattttggtcagaaacacacttcTCATAACATGTTTtgcagaaacactttcggtgGAATTCacttttgcagaaaacttaatTGGCATTATTACTCCCACGCATACGACACCTTTAgcaaaatattgttttacagaacatcaCTTTGGTCAACTTTcatttagcataattttatgtaccaCAACAATCGTATAGCATactattacaagagcagaattatgacaCGCTATCGAAAAAGAGATACAGCCTCCTCAGAGGTCCCGTTAGATGCGACGACGaacgaagcgaggaggagtgttaggtatcttacATCCTCAAAACATccgactcgctatcaaaaaggcaattgcaactttatgccgcctaaatattatctgcgaaagtactattcgactagaagactattatgctcatcaacattatattATGCCAAAgtacgattcggtattataaaaagCTGCGAAattatttatgccaaagcatattctgcgtaaagtgtttctgccaagaactattatacaaatcaaatatttgcaaaaaaagTTTTTGCAAGACAATAGTGAACCTAAGAGTCCACATAAATATTGTACAAGCGAAATTCATAACATAAAATCAGATGAAAAACACTTAAAATTAGACTAACTCTTTGCAAGTCATCATAAAATCCTTTTGGAACATGGTCTAGTGGGATtacataagtatatttttttcaggCGCGAAACAGTGCGGGCATATCCTGATGGACCGTGTGTGGCAGCATATAGTTGCAGAGACCAATATTTTGTAAAGACACTGGCCAAGTTGCCCAtggattttgtttattttagataATATTACAATTGTTACAAATTAGCAAAACTTTGCTTTGAACTTTGAAGAAAGtttttcattaaacttattaTCGTTATTTTTGAACTATATACTATACAGCCTCTTAGGTTAGTTACCACTGGATTCGAACCTTAACAATATTATTGAAAAGGAGCTATACGATGGATTTGAAGTCAGTGTCGAAGCTAGGTTTGGTTACGTATCTATGTTCAGTTCTACTTTATTTGAAGAAACGCCACTTTTGACATTGATCCATAATAGTACCTAGaactcatttttaacccccgactcaaaaacgactgttgtctgtctgtctgtctgtctgtctgtctgtttgtttgtttgtctatctgtatgtatgtgtgtgtgtgtgtgtgtgtgtgtgtgtgtgtgtgtgtgtgtgtgtctgtgtgtgtgtatgtgtctgtctgtggcatcgtagctcccgaacggattaaccgatttagatttagtttttttttgtctgaaagctgagttagtcgggagtcggaggtcttagccatgtttcaataaaatcggtctactatgtcgcggtcgggggtttattcaaaattttaattttgtggttacttTAGGTTATTATGTACTTACCTGTACTTATATGTGCCGGCCCGTATTAAAAGCagaggcggctcactccgcgattccctcggctcagccacgacattggtctaagcgcggcaacggtgagcggcggccatacattggagcgaggcacagcgatgggacttttcattcgcacgtatagctgccgctcaccgctgtcgcgcttagaccaatgtcgtggctgggcggTAAGTACCTACATGCCAGCGGTAAGAATTATGTAAGACGGTATTTtctgaacatcaaagcagtgagccttctgtgtTTGTACTTTTATGTATTCTGTGATTAAAGTTCGAAAGCTTACAGTGAATAATGGGTACAAATCTTTTGGTAAGATTGTTTGCTGTattgaaataaatgtaaaataaatacctatagaTTTCCTATATTAATACTCGCACTACTTTACTACAAGTAAGATTTAAATTTTGCTGGTTGTGAAAACTATtgacaatattaaattaaacgtacatacgtacatacacataaatatttctattctattctattcacatacatacaatcacgcctgtgtcccatgaaaaggtaggcagagcacatgaaactactcaagtttcagtgccactcttggcaaataaggggtagaaagaaaacgaaactgcgacattgcagtgacaggttgccagcctctcgcccacgccACAATTTATCCCTggatatcccacagtcgccttctacgacacccacgggaaaaaagggggtggtgaaattcttaacccgtcatcacacaagcaacaaattaaacataaatatttaaaaataaagatatttaaCTTACCTTTTGTAACGAACAGCCCTACCACTAGGGTCACCACacaacagtaaataagaacaatattCGTGAATttcgacatttttcaaaacgACCACTTTCAGTGATGTTCAGCGATAGAATAACAAACAGATTAAACTCAACAGGGCTGTCAAAATGACCTTTGTCTGGTTGACTAGGCATCTAGTGTGTAAAAAATGTGACATCCTTGAACCGTCGATGCGTGATGTAGAGCAAGATTGAGCAATTTGATTGATAGAGTGTTTTGCAATGTTTATTGTTTGTAAAAAACTGTGTTAAACAATAACGGGGTAAACGAGAAcaagtgagcatttcttttttttgccacttttatgaagtgtgatatttttgctatttctacttagaattactagctttttcaatcatagtaagtagttaaaaaaattgtcccatacgattttttcttattttgttaccattttacgtacatgttgtatggggtaacaaaagaggaaagtaacaaaaatgtatgaaaattctgggacactttttgtctcccagtgagattggaagtactcgtgattctgagtacaattgacctaaaattccctaaaacaatcaaatttattttattgccaTAAAAAAAAGAAAGGGTAAATTGCCAGTAATATACACCGTGGTTTTTTTTGATTTCCATTAAATTCGACATGatgttaggttcgttatcaggattaaagtcgccgtcaatagaacttgtgaacaatgtaaacaaaccttgtagtcaaaatgtctttaactcccattctaactcatcagatactggctaaatccatgtattatttaatcaattcatatcacattatgatcctcaacctttaaaataatgaaattgtgttaaaatattgatattttatacaatggtttgtttacattgttgacaatttctattgacagcgattttacccatatcacttttagttaaattcgcaaaaaaaaatcatcgttttcataaataataaattaattaattagtgtgagagacccttaagaataatattcaagttagtgtcaagtgattgacggcacatgtcaaaacaaataacattgggaagtggtaaaggcgtgttcagtaattatttttatttttttaataactcgataaccgtaagagttaagacgctaggaaattaattgtatttagtcTAAAGAACTATCTATTAAAggtaacggaattcaataaaaacaggttgtatattgtattttattttttatttttcctgttgTATAATTTTACTATTGACATCAAATGATTTAGATTTTAGactattataaattatactcgtaatttattattattttgatattgtGTAGCGACGATCTTTTTGTGAAtgcgttttattttattctgacaCGTAAAATTCAATGTACATTTTCAATGAGAAAT
It encodes the following:
- the LOC125231106 gene encoding uncharacterized protein LOC125231106 gives rise to the protein MWFIWFVVGCASGVMLTHDCPYGENYKSCMFYEEYTCWTNKDHKVRSRSPARRLDHCWGGCVCKRETVRAYPDGPCVAAYSCRDQYFVKTLAKLPMDFVYFR